Proteins co-encoded in one Anguilla anguilla isolate fAngAng1 chromosome 16, fAngAng1.pri, whole genome shotgun sequence genomic window:
- the LOC118214972 gene encoding complexin-3-like: MAFMVKHVVGGQLKNLTGGLGEEKPEAEKSEAAAQGMTQEEFEQYQQQLVEEKMERDASFAQKKAERATIRTHFREKYRLPKNELDETQIQQAGDDIELPTELAKMIAEDNQEEEKKQSIIGQLTNIQNVDLDQLKDKAQSTLEDLKQSAEKCTLM; encoded by the exons ATGGCTTTCATGGTAAAACACGTGGTAGGGGGACAACTGAAGAACCTGACCGGGGGTTTGGGAGAGGAAAAACCCGAAGCAGAAAAGTCTGAAGCCGCGGCACAAGGAATGACCCAGGAAGAGTTTGAGCAATACCAGCAGCAGTTAGTGGaagaaaa gATGGAACGTGATGCCAGTTTTGctcagaaaaaagcagaacgTGCAACAATCAGAACACACTTCCGTGAGAAGTACAGGCTACCAAAA AATGAGCTGGATGAGACCCAGATCCAGCAGGCAGGCGATGATATTGAGCTGCCCACAGAGCTGGCCAAGATGATCGCTGAGGACAAccaggaagaggagaagaagcaGTCCATCATCGGGCAACTGACCAACATCCAAAACGTGGATCTGGATCAGCTGAAGGACAAGGCCCAATCCACACTGGAGGACCTTAAGCAGTCTGCAGAGAAGTGCACTCTCATGTGA
- the LOC118214932 gene encoding growth arrest-specific protein 1, with translation MKTWCSALALLGWVLVALDAQYVCWQALLRCQQEKDCELAYNQYLVACEDNIRGSRRQCPSHCISALVKLNQTHSGPDLETCDCAQDSQCRRAKRAIEPCIPRRHPGDAAGIGCTEARQRCEEDPGCHSTLTAYLSNCGQLFNGRKCTAKCKTTIQQMLFIPNGMLLNRCVCDGMERPFCEVVKENMGKLCSIGDHGVSTAYGDMDDMYEDEDYELKADREDFHPDTGVFSSSPSKYSVNIALLNCVLLLTWCWTRTF, from the coding sequence ATGAAGACTTGGTGTAGCGCTCTGGCTCTACTGGGCTGGGTACTTGTGGCGCTGGATGCCCAATATGTCTGCTGGCAAGCCCTGCTTAGATGTCAACAGGAGAAAGACTGTGAATTGGCCTATAACCAGTATCTGGTTGCATGCGAAGATAATATCCGAGGGAGCAGGCGACAGTGTCCCAGCCATTGCATCAGCGCCTTAGTGAAACTGAACCAGACGCACAGTGGACCGGACCTAGAGACATGTGACTGCGCCCAGGATTCACAATGTAGGAGGGCAAAACGGGCGATCGAGCCGTGTATTCCTCGAAGGCATCCAGGGGACGCAGCTGGGATAGGGTGCACAGAGGCACGCCAACGCTGTGAGGAGGACCCTGGCTGCCACTCCACTCTGACAGCCTACCTGTCTAACTGTGGGCAGCTTTTCAACGGCAGAAAATGCACGGCAAAGTGCAAGACCACAATTCAGCAAATGCTGTTCATCCCCAACGGTATGCTGCTTAATCGCTGCGTGTGTGACGGCATGGAGCGACCCTTTTGCGAAGTGGTGAAGGAGAACATGGGGAAACTATGCTCTATCGGGGATCACGGGGTCTCTACGGCCTATGGGGACATGGACGACATGTATGAGGATGAGGACTACGAACTGAAAGCAGATAGAGAAGACTTTCATCCGGACACAGGAGTTTTTTCCTCCAGCCCATCCAAGTATTCTGTTAATATTGCCTTGTTAAATTGTGTGTTGCTGCTGACATGGTGTTGGACAAGAACATTCTAG